One Sinorhizobium sp. BG8 DNA window includes the following coding sequences:
- the cyoC gene encoding cytochrome o ubiquinol oxidase subunit III, whose protein sequence is MEEEHHPEGSTMLGFWIYLMSDCLIFAVLFATHGVLGRNYAAGPSPADLFDLSLVAINTSMLLLSSITYGFAMLQMERNAKMETLFWLGVTGLFGLAFLGLELYEFYHLIQEGAGPGRSAFLSSFFTLVGTHGLHVTFGIIWLITLMVQVKLRGLIPENRRRLMCLSMFWHFLDVVWIGVFSFVYLMGVLG, encoded by the coding sequence CTGGAGGAGGAACATCATCCCGAAGGCAGCACCATGCTGGGCTTCTGGATCTACCTGATGAGCGACTGCCTCATCTTCGCCGTGCTGTTTGCCACGCACGGCGTGCTGGGCCGCAACTATGCGGCGGGCCCTTCTCCGGCCGATCTCTTCGACCTGTCGCTCGTCGCCATCAACACGTCGATGCTGCTTTTGTCGTCGATCACCTACGGCTTCGCCATGCTCCAGATGGAGCGCAACGCCAAGATGGAGACCCTGTTCTGGCTTGGCGTCACCGGCCTCTTCGGCCTGGCCTTCCTCGGGCTGGAACTCTATGAGTTCTATCACCTGATCCAGGAAGGGGCAGGTCCAGGACGCAGCGCCTTCCTGTCGTCGTTCTTCACGCTCGTCGGCACGCACGGTCTGCACGTCACCTTCGGCATCATCTGGCTCATCACGCTGATGGTGCAGGTGAAGTTGCGCGGACTGATTCCGGAGAATCGTCGGCGCCTCATGTGCCTGTCGATGTTCTGGCACTTCCTCGACGTCGTCTGGATCGGCGTCTTCTCCTTCGTATACCTGATGGGAGTTCTCGGATGA
- a CDS encoding MFS transporter, producing the protein MVTVVNPTSSGFERDARRIHGDKPISPGSIAIGVIIGRMSEFFDFFVYGLGSVLVFPKLIFPFASSPLAAILMSFAIFPLAFISRPVGSFIFMWLDRNYGRGTKLTIALLILGGSTASIAFLPGYDSIGYWAVALLALFRLGQGFALGGAWDGLASLLSLNAPANRRGWYAMIPQLGAPFGFALASVLFGYFVANLSEADFLDWGWRYPFFVAFAINVVALFARLRIVASAEFGAAMEAQELEARPIFEMLSKHARDVVLGAFVPLASFAMFHLVTIFPLSWITLHGGQSTGEFLRVQVAGAAVGLIGIVLSGVLADRIGRRSQLMIGAVIIAIFSFSAPFLLEAGGKGQDAFIIIGFGILGLSFGQASGVVSSRFGKYYRYTGAALTSDLAWLVGAAFAPLVALGLASSFGIIFIGGYLISGAICTLVALGVTRALDQSTVSPGSKNL; encoded by the coding sequence ATGGTCACGGTCGTCAATCCAACATCATCGGGTTTCGAAAGGGACGCCCGCCGAATTCATGGCGACAAGCCGATTTCTCCAGGCAGCATCGCAATCGGTGTGATCATCGGTCGCATGTCCGAATTCTTCGATTTCTTCGTCTACGGCCTCGGTTCCGTACTCGTGTTTCCGAAGCTGATTTTCCCCTTCGCGTCGAGCCCGCTCGCCGCCATCCTCATGTCGTTTGCGATCTTTCCGCTCGCCTTCATTTCGCGGCCGGTCGGTTCCTTTATCTTCATGTGGCTCGACCGCAACTATGGGCGCGGAACGAAGCTGACGATCGCGCTGCTGATTCTCGGCGGGTCGACCGCCTCGATCGCCTTCCTGCCTGGATATGATTCGATCGGGTATTGGGCGGTAGCCTTGCTCGCCTTGTTCCGGCTGGGGCAGGGCTTCGCGCTCGGTGGCGCGTGGGATGGTCTGGCATCGCTCCTCAGCCTCAATGCGCCTGCGAACCGGCGCGGCTGGTATGCCATGATCCCGCAGCTCGGAGCCCCGTTCGGCTTCGCCCTTGCGAGCGTCCTGTTCGGTTACTTCGTGGCCAACCTCTCGGAGGCTGATTTCCTCGATTGGGGCTGGCGCTATCCGTTCTTCGTGGCCTTTGCGATCAACGTCGTTGCGCTCTTCGCGCGGCTGCGCATCGTTGCGAGCGCCGAGTTCGGTGCGGCCATGGAGGCACAGGAGCTGGAAGCCCGGCCGATTTTCGAGATGCTGAGCAAGCATGCCCGTGACGTCGTGCTGGGTGCCTTCGTTCCGCTCGCAAGCTTTGCCATGTTCCACCTGGTGACGATCTTCCCCTTGAGCTGGATTACGCTGCATGGCGGCCAGTCCACTGGTGAGTTCCTGCGGGTGCAGGTGGCGGGTGCCGCGGTTGGCCTCATCGGTATCGTACTGTCGGGTGTCCTTGCCGACCGAATCGGGCGCCGCAGCCAGTTGATGATTGGTGCGGTCATCATCGCGATCTTCTCGTTCTCGGCGCCCTTCCTCCTTGAGGCTGGCGGCAAGGGGCAGGATGCGTTCATCATCATCGGCTTCGGCATTCTCGGCCTGTCGTTCGGCCAGGCCTCCGGCGTCGTCTCGTCGCGCTTTGGCAAGTACTACCGCTACACCGGTGCCGCTCTCACCTCCGACCTCGCCTGGCTGGTTGGTGCCGCCTTCGCCCCTCTGGTGGCGCTCGGGCTCGCCAGCAGCTTCGGCATCATCTTTATCGGCGGATACCTGATTTCGGGCGCGATCTGCACGCTCGTCGCGCTCGGCGTTACCCGTGCGCTCGATCAGAGCACCGTATCACCCGGCTCGAAGAACCTCTGA
- the cyoB gene encoding cytochrome o ubiquinol oxidase subunit I has translation MFGNTTLTEFIFGRLSWEAIPYHEPILVVTFIAVALGGIAVLSLITYFKLWGYLWKEWFTSVDHKKIGIMYVILALIMLMRGFADAIMMRIQQAIAFNGSEGYLNPHHYDQIFTAHGVIMIFFMAMPFVTGLMNYVVPLQIGARDVSFPFLNNFSFWMTTAGAIIIMMSLFVGEFARTGWLAYPPLSGADYSPGVGVDYYIWGLQVAGVGTTLSGINLIATIVKMRAPGMTMMKMPVFTWTSLCTNILIVATFPILTATLALLSLDRYAGTNFFTNDLGGNPMMYVNLIWIWGHPEVYILVLPAFGIFSEVVATFCGKRLFGYASMVYATCVIMILSYLVWLHHFFTMGSGASVNAFFGITTMIISIPTGAKMFNWLFTMYRGRIRYEVPMYWTVGFMFTFVIGGMTGVLLAVPPADFVLHNSLFLIAHFHNVIIGGVVFGLMAGIVYWWPKAFGYKLDPFWGKMSFWFWQIGFFFAFMPLYVLGLMGVTRRVSQFEDPSLQIWFIIAAFGAFLIALGIASFVIQIVVSYLKRDQLRDFTGDPWNGRTLEWSTSSPPPDYNFAFTPVVHDHDSWYDMKSRGYERPLGGFKPIHMPKNTGTGVILAGLSVALAFALIWYIWWLVIVSFIGIIAVSIGHTFNYNRDFYIPAETVTATEDARSELLAERT, from the coding sequence ATGTTCGGCAATACAACTCTGACGGAATTCATATTCGGGCGGCTCTCCTGGGAGGCCATCCCCTATCATGAACCAATTCTCGTCGTGACTTTCATCGCTGTTGCGCTGGGCGGCATCGCCGTCCTGTCGCTCATCACCTATTTCAAGCTCTGGGGCTATCTCTGGAAGGAATGGTTCACGAGTGTCGATCACAAGAAGATCGGCATCATGTACGTGATCCTGGCGCTTATCATGCTGATGCGCGGCTTCGCTGACGCCATCATGATGCGCATCCAGCAGGCGATCGCCTTCAACGGCAGCGAAGGTTACCTCAACCCGCATCACTACGACCAGATCTTTACCGCCCATGGCGTGATCATGATCTTCTTCATGGCAATGCCGTTTGTGACGGGCCTGATGAACTATGTAGTGCCGCTGCAGATTGGTGCGCGCGACGTCTCCTTCCCGTTCCTGAACAACTTCTCGTTCTGGATGACCACGGCCGGCGCTATCATCATCATGATGTCGCTCTTCGTCGGCGAATTCGCCCGGACCGGGTGGCTCGCCTACCCGCCGCTGTCGGGCGCGGACTACAGTCCGGGAGTGGGGGTCGACTATTACATATGGGGCCTGCAGGTGGCGGGCGTCGGCACGACATTGTCGGGCATCAACCTGATCGCGACGATCGTGAAGATGCGCGCACCGGGCATGACGATGATGAAGATGCCGGTCTTCACCTGGACCTCGCTCTGCACGAACATCCTGATCGTCGCGACCTTCCCAATCCTGACCGCAACCCTGGCCCTGCTGTCGCTCGACCGCTACGCCGGCACGAACTTCTTCACCAATGACCTTGGTGGCAATCCGATGATGTATGTGAACCTCATCTGGATCTGGGGGCATCCTGAAGTATACATTCTGGTGCTGCCCGCGTTCGGCATATTCTCGGAAGTCGTCGCCACCTTCTGCGGCAAGCGCCTGTTCGGCTACGCATCGATGGTCTACGCAACCTGCGTGATCATGATCCTGTCGTATCTCGTATGGCTGCATCACTTCTTCACGATGGGGTCGGGTGCCTCGGTGAATGCCTTCTTCGGCATTACCACCATGATCATCTCGATCCCCACAGGTGCGAAGATGTTCAACTGGCTCTTCACCATGTATCGCGGCCGTATCCGCTATGAAGTGCCGATGTACTGGACGGTGGGCTTCATGTTCACCTTCGTGATCGGCGGCATGACCGGCGTCCTGCTGGCCGTCCCCCCGGCGGACTTCGTGCTGCACAACTCGCTGTTCCTCATCGCCCATTTCCACAACGTCATCATCGGCGGTGTGGTGTTCGGCCTGATGGCAGGCATCGTCTACTGGTGGCCGAAGGCCTTCGGCTACAAGCTCGATCCCTTCTGGGGCAAGATGAGCTTCTGGTTCTGGCAGATCGGCTTCTTCTTCGCCTTCATGCCGCTCTATGTACTCGGCCTGATGGGCGTGACCCGCCGCGTTTCGCAGTTCGAGGATCCGTCGCTGCAGATCTGGTTCATCATTGCAGCCTTCGGCGCCTTCCTGATCGCGCTCGGCATCGCATCCTTCGTCATTCAGATCGTTGTCAGCTACCTCAAGCGCGACCAGCTCCGCGACTTTACCGGCGACCCCTGGAACGGCCGTACGCTGGAGTGGTCGACCTCGTCGCCGCCGCCGGACTACAACTTCGCCTTCACGCCCGTCGTGCACGACCACGACAGCTGGTACGACATGAAGAGCCGTGGTTACGAGCGTCCGCTCGGCGGGTTCAAGCCGATCCACATGCCGAAGAACACCGGAACGGGCGTCATCCTGGCCGGCCTCAGCGTCGCCCTTGCCTTCGCACTGATCTGGTACATCTGGTGGCTGGTGATCGTTTCCTTCATCGGCATCATCGCGGTGTCGATCGGCCATACGTTCAACTACAACCGGGACTTCTACATCCCCGCCGAGACCGTGACCGCTACCGAGGACGCGCGCTCCGAGTTGCTGGCGGAACGGACCTGA
- the cyoA gene encoding ubiquinol oxidase subunit II — protein MSTQLNTIGRLVALLSVLALSGCNMVVMSPSGDIAVQQRDLIIVSTVLMLLIIVPVVCLTFFFAWRYRGSNTRAKYDPEWHHSTGLEVIIWSAPLAIIIALGAVTWISTHKLDPYRPLDRIDAERAIPAETKPLTVEVVALDWKWLFFYPDYGIATVNEMAAPVDVPINFKITASSVMNSFYVPALAGMIYAMPGMQTQLHAVINKEGVFEGLSANYSGDGFSHMRFKFHGVQQQGFDEWVARVKSQGTALNRDAYLKLEKPSTREPVRYFATVEDGLFNAILNMCAHPGQMCMNEMMHIDMMGGAGKESHENREKLEYDNRHAGETGHGIAAPAATFPATGNPARSEEPAEGVDTQQPMNHDAQNGHEGHTMPENGNNQDGVAPAQLNNGAKHH, from the coding sequence ATGTCCACTCAGTTAAATACGATAGGACGGCTGGTCGCCCTGCTGTCCGTCCTGGCGCTTTCCGGATGCAACATGGTCGTCATGTCGCCTTCGGGAGATATCGCCGTGCAGCAAAGAGACCTGATCATCGTCTCGACCGTGCTGATGCTCCTGATCATCGTACCGGTTGTTTGCCTCACTTTTTTCTTCGCCTGGCGGTATCGCGGTTCCAATACCCGCGCAAAATATGACCCTGAATGGCATCATTCGACCGGCCTCGAAGTTATCATCTGGTCGGCGCCACTTGCGATCATCATCGCTCTCGGCGCGGTGACCTGGATCAGCACCCACAAGCTCGACCCCTACCGTCCGCTCGACAGGATCGACGCGGAGCGCGCCATTCCCGCTGAAACGAAGCCGCTGACGGTCGAAGTGGTCGCGCTCGACTGGAAGTGGCTGTTCTTCTATCCCGACTATGGGATTGCCACAGTCAACGAGATGGCAGCACCGGTGGATGTGCCGATCAACTTCAAGATCACCGCATCCTCCGTCATGAACTCGTTCTACGTGCCCGCGCTTGCCGGCATGATCTATGCGATGCCCGGCATGCAGACGCAGCTCCATGCCGTCATCAACAAGGAAGGCGTTTTCGAAGGCCTCTCTGCCAACTATAGCGGCGACGGCTTCTCGCACATGCGCTTCAAGTTCCACGGCGTCCAGCAGCAAGGCTTCGACGAATGGGTGGCGCGCGTGAAGTCGCAAGGTACCGCACTCAACAGGGACGCCTACCTGAAGCTCGAAAAGCCGAGCACCAGGGAACCCGTACGATATTTCGCCACCGTCGAGGACGGCCTTTTCAACGCCATTCTCAACATGTGCGCCCACCCGGGCCAGATGTGCATGAACGAGATGATGCACATCGACATGATGGGTGGCGCCGGCAAGGAAAGCCACGAGAATCGCGAGAAGCTGGAGTACGACAATCGCCATGCCGGTGAAACCGGGCACGGAATTGCCGCGCCCGCCGCAACCTTCCCGGCTACCGGCAATCCGGCGCGCAGCGAGGAACCGGCAGAAGGCGTCGACACCCAGCAGCCGATGAACCACGACGCCCAGAACGGGCACGAGGGCCACACCATGCCCGAGAACGGAAACAACCAGGACGGTGTCGCGCCCGCGCAGTTGAATAACGGCGCCAAGCACCACTGA
- the minD gene encoding septum site-determining protein MinD — translation MAKVVVVTSGKGGVGKTTSSAALGAALAQRNEKTVVVDFDVGLRNLDLVMGAERRVVYDLVNVIQGDAKLPQALIRDKRLDTLFLLPASQTRDKDSLTPEGVMRVMEDLKKHFDWIICDSPAGIERGATLAMRHADVAVVVTNPEVSSVRDSDRIIGLLDSKTERAERGDRVEKHLLLTRYDAARAERGDMLKVEDVLEILSIPLLGIVPESVDVLKASNIGAPVTLADNRCAPAIAYLDAARRLAGETVPMTIPGEKRGFLGKIFGRRAA, via the coding sequence ATGGCGAAAGTAGTTGTTGTTACATCAGGCAAGGGCGGTGTCGGCAAGACGACTTCGTCTGCGGCGCTCGGAGCGGCACTCGCGCAGCGCAACGAGAAGACGGTCGTCGTGGACTTCGACGTCGGCCTGCGCAATCTCGACCTCGTCATGGGTGCCGAGCGCCGGGTCGTCTACGACCTGGTGAATGTCATCCAGGGCGACGCGAAGCTTCCGCAGGCGCTGATCCGCGACAAGCGCCTGGACACGCTCTTCCTGCTCCCGGCATCTCAGACCCGCGACAAGGACAGCCTCACGCCAGAGGGTGTCATGCGCGTGATGGAAGACCTCAAGAAGCACTTTGACTGGATCATCTGCGATAGTCCTGCGGGGATCGAGCGCGGTGCGACGCTCGCGATGCGCCATGCCGACGTTGCCGTCGTCGTGACGAATCCGGAAGTCTCTTCCGTTCGCGACTCCGATCGTATCATCGGTCTTCTCGACTCCAAGACGGAGCGGGCCGAGCGGGGTGACCGGGTGGAGAAGCATCTGCTTCTGACACGCTACGATGCCGCCCGCGCCGAACGGGGCGACATGCTGAAGGTCGAGGATGTCCTGGAAATCCTGTCGATCCCGCTGCTCGGAATTGTTCCGGAAAGCGTGGACGTCCTGAAGGCATCCAACATCGGTGCTCCGGTAACGCTTGCTGACAACCGCTGCGCGCCGGCAATCGCTTATCTCGATGCCGCGCGTCGGCTTGCCGGCGAAACGGTGCCTATGACCATTCCGGGCGAAAAGCGCGGGTTCCTTGGTAAAATATTCGGACGGAGGGCAGCATGA
- the cyoD gene encoding cytochrome o ubiquinol oxidase subunit IV produces the protein MSSQAHAPAHEDAHNVHHGHSHGHDAGHGSLKTYMIGFVLSVILTAIPFWLVMGEVFDSKIVTAVLIMAFAAVQIVVHMVCFLHMNPRSEGGWTVMALIFTLIIVAIMLAGSFWVMHHLNVNMMPMSPEMMKSMP, from the coding sequence ATGAGCTCGCAAGCCCACGCACCTGCCCACGAAGACGCCCACAACGTCCACCACGGTCACAGCCATGGTCACGATGCCGGACACGGCTCGCTCAAGACCTACATGATCGGCTTCGTCCTCTCCGTCATCCTGACCGCCATCCCGTTCTGGCTGGTCATGGGAGAGGTTTTCGACAGCAAGATCGTGACCGCCGTCCTGATCATGGCATTCGCAGCCGTGCAGATCGTTGTCCACATGGTCTGCTTCCTGCACATGAACCCGCGTTCTGAAGGCGGCTGGACGGTGATGGCGCTGATCTTCACGCTGATCATCGTGGCGATCATGCTTGCCGGCTCGTTCTGGGTCATGCATCACCTCAACGTGAACATGATGCCCATGTCGCCGGAGATGATGAAGAGCATGCCCTGA
- a CDS encoding SURF1 family protein: MAADHPPTHDMTGAGLDGPPRSRLLFAGALLFLAFAFIGLGTWQIQRLFWKLDLIERVDARVTAEPVPPPPIASWAGINAANDEYRRVTTTGTFDHGKEVLVQAVTERGSGFWLLTPLHQADGTTILINRGFVPSDRRDPSSRSAGEVTGSVQVTGLLRLSEPGGAFLRSNDPENDRWYSRDVAAIADAKGLSNVAPYFIDADSTPNPGGLPIGGMTVVSFRNSHLVYALTWFALAAMSIGGAIALRRYRPSAP, from the coding sequence ATGGCCGCTGACCACCCCCCGACCCATGATATGACCGGAGCTGGCCTGGACGGCCCGCCCCGGTCGCGTCTGCTCTTCGCGGGAGCGCTGCTGTTCCTCGCGTTCGCCTTCATCGGCCTCGGCACGTGGCAGATACAACGGCTGTTCTGGAAGCTCGACCTGATCGAGCGCGTGGACGCGCGGGTCACCGCCGAGCCGGTACCGCCACCGCCGATCGCCTCATGGGCGGGCATCAATGCCGCGAACGACGAGTACCGGCGCGTCACCACAACCGGTACTTTCGACCACGGGAAGGAAGTGCTGGTGCAGGCCGTGACCGAGCGCGGCTCGGGTTTCTGGTTGCTCACGCCGCTTCATCAAGCGGACGGAACGACGATCCTGATAAACCGCGGCTTCGTGCCCTCCGACCGTCGCGATCCGTCCTCACGCAGCGCGGGTGAAGTGACGGGGTCCGTTCAGGTGACCGGACTTTTGCGCTTGTCCGAACCGGGCGGCGCTTTCCTTCGTTCCAATGATCCCGAGAACGACCGCTGGTACTCTCGCGACGTCGCCGCAATCGCAGATGCCAAAGGGCTTTCCAACGTCGCCCCCTATTTCATCGACGCGGATTCGACTCCCAATCCTGGTGGCCTGCCAATCGGCGGCATGACGGTCGTAAGTTTCCGCAACAGCCATCTTGTCTATGCGCTCACCTGGTTCGCCTTGGCCGCGATGAGCATAGGCGGCGCCATTGCCCTGAGACGGTACAGGCCCTCGGCTCCGTAG
- a CDS encoding DUF2218 domain-containing protein has product MNEQSPITPQILSVAKIETSNASRYLQQLCKHFAHKRPVSFDPNSGSISFTVGTCRLEASNDLLTISLESADDEQMVQLQDVVVRHLVRFAFREELHIDWQASTASDEN; this is encoded by the coding sequence ATGAACGAACAATCACCCATCACGCCTCAAATCTTGAGCGTCGCCAAGATCGAAACCTCGAATGCAAGTCGCTACCTCCAGCAACTCTGCAAGCATTTTGCCCATAAGCGGCCCGTCAGCTTCGACCCGAACTCGGGAAGCATTTCCTTCACCGTGGGCACGTGCCGGCTGGAAGCTTCAAACGATCTGCTGACGATTTCGCTCGAATCTGCGGACGACGAGCAGATGGTCCAGCTTCAGGACGTTGTCGTTCGTCACCTGGTCAGATTCGCCTTCAGAGAGGAATTGCATATCGATTGGCAAGCCTCGACGGCAAGCGACGAGAACTGA
- a CDS encoding PadR family transcriptional regulator: MKHKDPHFESHDRPKGRHSDEHHGHGRRGHHGRRLFDYGELRLLILAMIAEAPSHGYELIKSIEDRFGGSYSPSPGVIYPTLSWLDDMGYALIEAAEGGRKRYSITPEGQAFLVANQAAVEELLARSKASGFAGRDGVPAQVVRAMENLKLAMRLRFKRGPLDQDTAETIAAALDQAAQTVERS, translated from the coding sequence ATGAAACACAAAGATCCCCATTTTGAATCTCACGATCGACCGAAGGGTCGCCACAGCGACGAACATCATGGCCATGGGCGCCGAGGGCACCATGGTCGCAGGTTGTTCGACTACGGCGAACTTCGCTTGCTCATCCTTGCAATGATAGCCGAGGCGCCGAGCCACGGTTACGAGTTGATCAAATCCATCGAGGACCGTTTCGGCGGCAGCTACAGCCCGAGCCCCGGCGTCATCTACCCCACCCTCTCCTGGCTCGACGACATGGGCTATGCGCTGATTGAGGCCGCTGAAGGCGGAAGGAAGCGCTACAGCATCACGCCCGAGGGGCAGGCCTTCCTCGTCGCAAACCAGGCGGCAGTCGAAGAACTCCTGGCACGCAGCAAGGCTTCCGGCTTCGCCGGCCGCGACGGCGTTCCGGCCCAGGTGGTGCGCGCGATGGAAAACCTGAAGCTAGCAATGCGCCTGCGCTTCAAGCGCGGCCCCCTGGACCAGGATACCGCAGAGACCATCGCAGCCGCCCTTGATCAGGCCGCACAAACCGTGGAACGCAGCTAA
- the minE gene encoding cell division topological specificity factor MinE, with translation MSIFRLFRKQSSAPMARERLQVLLAHERASVGQSDLVAVLREEILAVIAKHVQIDDDKVSVTMDRGEHVTTLEVDIEIPLPPGVRAA, from the coding sequence ATGAGCATTTTCCGTTTGTTCCGCAAGCAGAGTTCCGCGCCGATGGCGCGCGAGCGCCTGCAGGTCCTTCTCGCTCACGAAAGAGCGTCGGTGGGTCAGTCGGATCTAGTTGCAGTTCTCAGGGAAGAGATTCTCGCCGTCATTGCGAAGCATGTCCAGATCGATGACGACAAGGTGAGCGTCACCATGGACCGTGGGGAGCATGTGACTACCCTCGAGGTCGACATCGAAATTCCGCTTCCCCCCGGTGTCCGGGCAGCTTGA
- the minC gene encoding septum site-determining protein MinC — MSKVLTEARSIRVKGRSFLALVLSPELPLDQWLERLDDLAARSAGFFLERPIVLDLSEIDIDRPRLKDLVEDLAKRNVRVMGIEGGRASLHGPGIPPAMKGGRPGPDIEVPEEAPAVEKAAAAEPAAEAVLEKAPVIRQDPQLLRAPASIIVREPVRSGQSVIFPEGDVTVIGSVASGAEIIAGGSIHIYGTLRGRALAGSVGNASARIFCRRLEAELLAIDGVYKTADDMAPKLRGQAVQLWLEDESIMAERLN; from the coding sequence ATTTCCAAAGTGTTAACAGAAGCTCGCTCGATCCGTGTCAAGGGCCGGTCATTCCTGGCGCTCGTCCTTTCTCCGGAACTGCCCCTCGATCAGTGGCTCGAGCGGCTTGACGATCTCGCCGCGCGTTCGGCGGGCTTCTTCCTGGAACGGCCGATCGTGCTCGACCTTTCCGAGATCGATATCGACCGGCCGCGATTGAAGGACCTCGTCGAGGATCTGGCGAAACGCAACGTGCGGGTCATGGGCATCGAAGGCGGACGGGCATCGCTGCATGGGCCTGGCATACCGCCGGCCATGAAAGGCGGGCGCCCGGGTCCCGACATCGAGGTCCCCGAGGAGGCTCCAGCGGTCGAGAAGGCTGCAGCGGCCGAGCCGGCGGCGGAAGCCGTCCTGGAGAAGGCTCCGGTCATCCGCCAGGATCCGCAACTGTTGAGGGCGCCGGCGTCGATCATCGTGCGGGAGCCGGTACGTTCAGGGCAATCGGTGATCTTTCCGGAAGGCGACGTCACCGTCATCGGATCGGTCGCCTCCGGCGCGGAAATCATCGCCGGTGGATCCATCCATATCTACGGCACGCTCAGAGGGCGCGCATTGGCGGGCTCGGTAGGGAATGCATCGGCGCGCATCTTCTGCCGTCGGCTCGAGGCGGAACTGCTGGCCATCGACGGTGTCTACAAGACAGCAGACGACATGGCGCCAAAGCTTCGGGGGCAGGCGGTCCAGCTCTGGCTCGAAGACGAATCGATCATGGCAGAAAGACTTAACTGA
- a CDS encoding ABC transporter ATP-binding protein: MLTIPRPNEIAVDIERLEKKYGNHVALSDVSINIRDNEFFTLLGPSGCGKTTLLRMIAGFEEITSGRIRLFREDIADLPPNRRPLNTVFQQYALFPHMTVLENVMFGLLRLKKGREEAKARALAMLGLVQLSAFAERHPAQLSGGQQQRVALARALAPNPKVLLLDEPLSALDLKLRQAVRLELKEIQRETGITFIFVTHDQEEALTMSDRIAVMSAGQVQQVGTAREIYEMPENRFVADFIGETNLIQVTVATLRDGTAEVILPGGSRLNCAATGPIQQQPLHLSIRPERLAVVAANRGSLNGVVTDHIYLGTDTQLKVRIAEGDVLRVRIQNGADAAIPEPGASIGLAMEAGAARLVAG, translated from the coding sequence TTGCTAACGATTCCGCGACCAAACGAGATTGCCGTCGATATCGAACGGCTTGAAAAGAAATACGGAAACCACGTCGCGCTTTCCGATGTATCAATCAACATTCGGGACAACGAGTTCTTCACGCTGCTCGGACCCTCGGGTTGTGGCAAGACCACCCTGCTGCGGATGATTGCCGGCTTCGAAGAGATCACGTCGGGCAGGATCCGGCTGTTTCGCGAAGATATTGCCGACCTTCCGCCAAACCGCCGTCCGCTCAACACCGTCTTCCAGCAGTATGCCCTGTTCCCACACATGACGGTCCTGGAAAACGTGATGTTCGGTCTCCTGCGACTGAAGAAAGGTCGCGAGGAAGCAAAGGCACGGGCGCTGGCCATGCTTGGGTTGGTCCAGCTTTCGGCTTTTGCCGAGCGGCACCCGGCACAACTTTCCGGTGGACAGCAGCAGCGCGTGGCGCTCGCGAGAGCACTGGCGCCCAATCCGAAGGTCCTGCTGCTGGACGAGCCGCTCTCCGCGCTCGATCTCAAGCTCCGCCAGGCCGTGCGCCTCGAACTGAAGGAAATACAGCGGGAAACCGGCATCACCTTCATCTTCGTCACCCATGACCAGGAAGAGGCGCTGACCATGTCGGACCGCATCGCCGTGATGTCGGCGGGACAGGTACAGCAGGTCGGTACCGCCCGGGAGATCTACGAAATGCCGGAAAACCGCTTCGTGGCGGATTTCATCGGGGAAACCAACCTCATTCAGGTGACTGTCGCCACGCTGCGGGATGGAACGGCCGAGGTGATACTGCCGGGAGGCAGCAGGCTCAACTGTGCTGCGACGGGCCCCATCCAGCAACAGCCTCTGCATCTCTCCATCCGGCCGGAGCGGCTCGCGGTGGTTGCCGCGAACAGGGGCAGCCTGAACGGCGTCGTGACCGACCACATCTACCTCGGCACCGATACGCAGCTGAAGGTGCGTATCGCGGAAGGGGATGTGCTTCGCGTACGCATCCAGAATGGTGCAGATGCCGCAATCCCGGAGCCGGGCGCGAGCATTGGCCTGGCAATGGAGGCAGGCGCCGCACGCCTGGTCGCTGGCTGA